Proteins from a genomic interval of Cygnus olor isolate bCygOlo1 chromosome 9, bCygOlo1.pri.v2, whole genome shotgun sequence:
- the HES6 gene encoding transcription cofactor HES-6 isoform X2 — protein sequence MAPAGRGRPPRGDGGDGDGSGSAGGARPDRRTRKPLVEKKRRARINESLRELRLLLADAEAKLENAEVLELTVRRVQAVLERRSLEGGRLHREASERFAAGYIQCMHEVHTFVSSCPGIDATTAAELLNHLLESMPLNEGGFQDLIADVLAEPSLCPWPGGEARGPAAEGSPGLVLPASAPSPSPSEETCSDSDEAEAELGQTSTDGLDASRTHSAPSPSLPKSMWRPW from the exons ATGGCGCCCGCGGGCAGGGGCCGCCCGCCGCGGGGGGACGGCGGCGACGGCGACGGCAGCGGCAGcgcggggggggcccggcccgaCAGGAGG ACGAGGAAGCCGCTGGTGGAGAAGAAGCGCCGGGCGCGGATCAACGAGAGCCTGCGGgagctgcggctgctgctggccgACGCCGAG GCGAAGCTGGAGAACGcggaggtgctggagctgacGGTGCGGCGGGTGCAGGCCGTGCTGGAGCGCCGCTCCCTCG AGGGCGGGCGGCTGCACCGCGAGGCCAGCGAGCGCTTCGCCGCCGGCTACATCCAGTGCATGCACGAGGTGCACACCTTCGTCTCCAGCTGCCCCGGCATCGACGCCACCACGGCGGCCGAGCTGCTCAACCACCTGCTGGAGTCCATGCCCCTCAACGAGGGCGGCTTCCAGGACTTGATCGCGGACGTTTTGGCCGAGCCCTCTCTCTGCCCCTGGCCCGGCGGCGAGGCAAGGGGTCCGGCGGCCGAGGGCTCCCCGGGCCTGGTGCTCCCCGCCTCGGCGCCCTCGCCGTCCCCCAGCGAAGAGACCTGCTCCGACTCAGACGAGGCAGAGGCCGAGCTGGGCCAGACCTCCACCGATGGACTGGATGCCTCCCGGACGCACAGCGCGCCATCGCCCAGCTTACCCAAATCCATGTGGAGACCCTGGTAA
- the HES6 gene encoding transcription cofactor HES-6 isoform X1 codes for MAPAGRGRPPRGDGGDGDGSGSAGGARPDRRTRKPLVEKKRRARINESLRELRLLLADAELQAKLENAEVLELTVRRVQAVLERRSLEGGRLHREASERFAAGYIQCMHEVHTFVSSCPGIDATTAAELLNHLLESMPLNEGGFQDLIADVLAEPSLCPWPGGEARGPAAEGSPGLVLPASAPSPSPSEETCSDSDEAEAELGQTSTDGLDASRTHSAPSPSLPKSMWRPW; via the exons ATGGCGCCCGCGGGCAGGGGCCGCCCGCCGCGGGGGGACGGCGGCGACGGCGACGGCAGCGGCAGcgcggggggggcccggcccgaCAGGAGG ACGAGGAAGCCGCTGGTGGAGAAGAAGCGCCGGGCGCGGATCAACGAGAGCCTGCGGgagctgcggctgctgctggccgACGCCGAG TTGCAGGCGAAGCTGGAGAACGcggaggtgctggagctgacGGTGCGGCGGGTGCAGGCCGTGCTGGAGCGCCGCTCCCTCG AGGGCGGGCGGCTGCACCGCGAGGCCAGCGAGCGCTTCGCCGCCGGCTACATCCAGTGCATGCACGAGGTGCACACCTTCGTCTCCAGCTGCCCCGGCATCGACGCCACCACGGCGGCCGAGCTGCTCAACCACCTGCTGGAGTCCATGCCCCTCAACGAGGGCGGCTTCCAGGACTTGATCGCGGACGTTTTGGCCGAGCCCTCTCTCTGCCCCTGGCCCGGCGGCGAGGCAAGGGGTCCGGCGGCCGAGGGCTCCCCGGGCCTGGTGCTCCCCGCCTCGGCGCCCTCGCCGTCCCCCAGCGAAGAGACCTGCTCCGACTCAGACGAGGCAGAGGCCGAGCTGGGCCAGACCTCCACCGATGGACTGGATGCCTCCCGGACGCACAGCGCGCCATCGCCCAGCTTACCCAAATCCATGTGGAGACCCTGGTAA